In one window of Methanoculleus chikugoensis DNA:
- a CDS encoding RecQ family ATP-dependent DNA helicase, with product MDRLHLILQRYFGHSAFNPYQEEIIRDLLGGRDVLAVLATGGGKSLCYQVPALIGEGVTLVISPLIALMKDQVDDLQARGIGAEALNSSCSYAATRRILSELNEGLIQILYVSPEKAVGDDFLDLMASLLVALIAVDEAHCISMWGHQFRPEYRSLAVLKERFPGVPMVALTATATPDVRDDIARQLNLSDPSVYVGSFNRENLRYAVVRKEEDAYERLRAYLQGQRGDAGIIYVATREGAETLAARLRTDGIPALPYHAGMTAGARAETQDRFIGGKIPVVCATSAFGMGIDKPDVRSVVHYDMPKTLEAYYQESGRAGRDGKESNCILFYSDDDARRLRSFIDRDLASEFQREVARSKLQSMVDYCTITGCRRKMLLEYFGEHFEEPCNGCDACASAGKARPRAGRRKRGTARKASG from the coding sequence ATGGATCGCCTGCACCTGATACTGCAGCGCTACTTCGGGCATTCTGCATTCAACCCCTATCAGGAAGAGATCATCCGCGATCTTCTTGGGGGGCGCGACGTCCTCGCGGTGCTCGCGACCGGAGGCGGCAAATCGCTCTGCTACCAGGTTCCGGCACTCATCGGCGAGGGTGTCACGCTGGTGATATCGCCGCTCATCGCGCTGATGAAGGACCAGGTCGACGACCTGCAGGCACGCGGGATCGGCGCGGAAGCGCTGAACTCCTCCTGCTCCTACGCCGCGACGCGGCGAATCCTCTCGGAACTCAACGAGGGCCTGATCCAGATCCTCTATGTCTCGCCGGAGAAGGCGGTCGGCGACGACTTCCTCGACCTCATGGCGTCCCTTCTGGTCGCGCTGATTGCGGTCGACGAGGCGCACTGCATATCGATGTGGGGGCACCAGTTCCGCCCGGAGTACCGGTCGCTTGCGGTGCTCAAGGAACGGTTCCCCGGGGTGCCGATGGTTGCCCTGACGGCGACCGCGACCCCGGACGTCCGCGACGATATCGCGCGGCAGCTCAATCTATCGGATCCTTCGGTCTACGTCGGGAGTTTCAACCGCGAGAACCTCCGCTACGCCGTCGTCAGAAAAGAGGAGGACGCGTACGAACGGCTCCGTGCCTACCTCCAGGGTCAGAGAGGGGACGCCGGGATCATCTACGTCGCGACCCGGGAGGGGGCTGAGACGCTCGCGGCGCGGCTCCGCACCGACGGCATCCCGGCACTCCCCTACCACGCAGGCATGACGGCAGGAGCCCGGGCGGAGACGCAAGATCGGTTCATCGGCGGGAAGATTCCGGTCGTCTGCGCGACGAGCGCGTTCGGGATGGGGATCGACAAACCGGATGTGCGGTCCGTCGTCCACTACGATATGCCGAAGACGCTTGAAGCCTACTACCAGGAGAGCGGCCGGGCCGGAAGGGACGGGAAGGAGAGCAACTGCATCCTCTTTTATAGCGACGACGATGCACGGCGCCTCAGATCGTTCATCGACCGCGATCTTGCATCCGAGTTCCAGCGCGAGGTCGCACGCTCGAAACTCCAGAGCATGGTCGACTACTGCACCATAACGGGGTGCCGGAGGAAGATGCTCCTCGAGTACTTCGGGGAGCACTTCGAGGAACCCTGCAACGGGTGCGATGCCTGTGCTTCGGCCGGAAAGGCGCGTCCCCGCGCCGGGCGGCGGAAACGCGGCACCGCCCGCAAGGCATCGGGATGA
- a CDS encoding PspC domain-containing protein produces MKRLTRSTTDRWIAGICGGIGEYLEIDPNVIRVIWVIFTVPTGFLPGIIIYILLWILLPEEGQARPVGTFGEA; encoded by the coding sequence ATGAAGAGGTTGACCCGTTCGACGACCGACCGGTGGATCGCCGGGATATGCGGCGGTATAGGAGAGTATCTTGAGATCGACCCGAACGTCATCCGGGTGATCTGGGTCATCTTCACCGTGCCCACGGGATTCTTACCCGGGATCATCATCTACATCCTGCTCTGGATCCTCCTGCCCGAAGAAGGACAGGCACGCCCGGTGGGGACGTTCGGCGAAGCGTAA